In one Electrophorus electricus isolate fEleEle1 chromosome 21, fEleEle1.pri, whole genome shotgun sequence genomic region, the following are encoded:
- the LOC118240413 gene encoding high choriolytic enzyme 1-like: MEPRASFSILALLLGLSQALPTTEPQHVDIISRIITINNGSSEMLVEGDILLPETRNSLVCPSNKCFWKKSSNGLVQVPYVVSTDFSSLDMDVITNAMASFRKKTCIRFVPRTVEPDYISIKSLDGCYSAVGKTGGAQVLSLNRNGCVYHGIVEHELNHALGFYHEHTRSDRDNYVIINWQNIDPAMQSNFNKENTNNLNTPYDYSSVMHYGNTAFSINGMDTITPIPDEWVAIGQRVELSTIDVKRIKILYEC; this comes from the exons ATGGAGCCCAGAGCCTCTTTCTCCATTCTAGCCCTGCTGCTGGGTCTCTCTCAGGCTCTCCCTACCACAGAACCTCAGCATGTGGACATCATATCACGCATTATCACCATCAACAATG GGTCCAGTGAAATGCTGGTGGAGGGAGACATACTTTTGCCAGAAACCAGGAATTCTTTGGTCTGCCCCAGCAACAAATGCTTTTGGAAGAAGTCCTCCAATGGTTTAGTGCAGGTGCCTTATGTTGTGAGCACTGATTTCT cTTCTTTGGACATGGATGTCATTACCAATGCCATGGCATCATTCCGCAAGAAAACCTGCATTCGCTTTGTTCCCAGAACAGTTGAACCTGACTACATCAGCATCAAAAGCCTAGATGG gtgtTACTCAGCTGTGGGCAAAACAGGTGGTGCTCAGGTGCTCTCTCTCAACAGGAACGGCTGTGTGTACCATGGAATCGTCGAGCACGAGCTCAACCATGCACTCGGTTTCTACCACGAGCATACCAGGAGCGACCGTGACAACTATGTCATAATAAACTGGCAAAACATTGACCCAGCAATGCAGTCCAATTTCAACAAGGAGAACACCAACAATCTGAACACACCATATGACTACAGCTCTGTGATGCACTACGGAAATACGGCTTTCTCCATCAACGGAATGGACACCATAACTCCTATTCCTGAT